A genomic stretch from Actinomycetota bacterium includes:
- a CDS encoding DMT family transporter, with product MRASSLLSTAPGIRRAAFGLTDWGLLTGIALIWGSSFLLIAIGLEAFPPTLVALLRLTVGAATLALFPASRRPVDRMDLPRIVLLGVLWMGLPMLLFPIAQQWIASSLAGMLNGSMPIFSAIIAALLLRKAPGRYQIVGVSLGLVGIVAISLPGIEGGSSVLRGTLLVLAATISYAISVNIAVPLQQRYGAFPVILRAQLVAVILVTPFGLAHVGQVRFAWGPLAAVATLGVFGTGLAFLAMTALAGRVGAARASIAIYFLPVVAILLGVFLHGEHAALLSIAGTAVVLIGAFLASRAETP from the coding sequence ATGCGGGCGTCTTCACTCCTCTCGACTGCTCCGGGGATCCGGCGAGCTGCCTTCGGGCTCACCGACTGGGGTCTGCTCACCGGGATCGCGCTCATCTGGGGCTCGTCGTTTCTGCTCATTGCCATCGGACTCGAGGCGTTCCCCCCGACGCTCGTCGCGCTGCTTCGCCTCACCGTGGGCGCAGCCACCCTCGCTCTGTTTCCGGCTTCGAGGCGGCCGGTGGACCGGATGGACCTTCCACGAATCGTTCTCCTCGGTGTCCTGTGGATGGGGTTGCCCATGCTCCTCTTCCCCATCGCCCAACAGTGGATCGCATCCTCTCTCGCCGGCATGCTCAACGGGTCGATGCCGATCTTCTCTGCAATCATCGCGGCCCTTCTGCTCCGCAAGGCTCCAGGCCGCTATCAGATCGTGGGTGTCTCGCTCGGTCTCGTCGGGATCGTCGCGATCAGCCTTCCGGGTATCGAAGGGGGGTCGTCGGTCCTTCGCGGTACCTTGCTGGTGCTCGCCGCCACGATCTCCTACGCAATCTCTGTCAACATTGCTGTCCCACTTCAGCAGCGGTATGGCGCGTTCCCGGTGATCCTGCGGGCCCAACTCGTGGCGGTCATACTCGTGACTCCGTTCGGGTTGGCTCATGTGGGACAGGTGCGCTTCGCATGGGGTCCCCTGGCGGCAGTGGCGACTTTGGGTGTGTTCGGAACGGGGCTCGCGTTCCTCGCAATGACCGCGCTCGCCGGCCGGGTCGGGGCGGCCCGCGCCTCGATAGCGATCTACTTCCTGCCGGTCGTGGCGATCCTGCTCGGGGTCTTCTTGCACGGCGAGCATGCAGCGCTCCTGTCGATTGCGGGAACCGCCGTCGTGCTCATTGGAGCGTTCCTCGCTTCCAGGGCGGAGACCCCCTAG